One window of the Rufibacter radiotolerans genome contains the following:
- the prfA gene encoding peptide chain release factor 1 — protein MLDKLEAIKRRFEEVNEQLIQPDVVSDLKRYKSLNKEFKDLEKIVAEYERYKLLLSNIEHTKEVISTEKDEDFREMAKEELDELLPQRNEMEERIKEMLIPTDPDDSKDIIMEIRAGAGGDEASLFAGDLYRMYSRFAEKQGWKMEVIDVMEGTAGGYKEVIVGIKGEDVYGKLKFESGVHRVQRVPATETAGRIHTSVASVVVLPEVEELDIDLNMNDIRKDLFCSSGPGGQSVNTTYSAVRLTHLPTGLVAQCQDQKSQMKNFDKALAVLRSRIYEQELAKKNEIEGAQRKSMVGGGDRSDKIRTYNYPQGRVSDHRIGLTVYNLPTVMDGGIDEFVEQLRIAENAERLQEGTQA, from the coding sequence ATGTTAGATAAACTGGAAGCAATTAAACGGCGGTTTGAAGAGGTAAACGAGCAACTCATTCAGCCTGATGTAGTTAGCGACCTCAAGCGATATAAGTCTTTGAACAAGGAGTTCAAGGACCTGGAGAAGATTGTGGCCGAATATGAGCGGTATAAGCTCTTACTGAGTAACATTGAGCATACCAAAGAGGTAATCTCCACTGAGAAAGACGAAGATTTCAGGGAGATGGCCAAAGAAGAACTGGACGAACTGTTGCCCCAACGCAACGAGATGGAGGAGCGCATCAAAGAAATGCTGATCCCCACTGACCCAGACGATAGCAAAGACATTATTATGGAGATCAGGGCCGGCGCCGGGGGCGATGAAGCCTCCCTGTTTGCCGGTGACCTTTACCGTATGTACAGCCGCTTCGCAGAGAAGCAGGGCTGGAAAATGGAAGTCATTGACGTGATGGAAGGCACCGCCGGTGGTTACAAAGAGGTAATTGTGGGCATCAAGGGCGAAGACGTGTACGGTAAGCTCAAGTTTGAGTCTGGCGTGCACCGCGTGCAGCGCGTACCCGCCACGGAGACCGCCGGGCGTATCCACACCTCGGTAGCGTCAGTAGTAGTGCTTCCAGAGGTAGAAGAGCTGGACATTGACCTCAACATGAATGATATCCGCAAGGACCTGTTCTGTTCATCGGGCCCAGGTGGTCAGTCAGTGAACACCACGTATTCTGCGGTGCGCCTGACCCACTTACCTACCGGATTGGTGGCCCAGTGCCAGGACCAGAAATCACAGATGAAGAACTTTGACAAGGCCCTGGCCGTGTTGCGTTCCCGTATCTATGAGCAGGAATTGGCCAAGAAAAACGAAATTGAAGGTGCCCAGCGCAAGAGCATGGTGGGTGGCGGTGACCGGTCAGACAAGATCAGAACCTACAACTACCCGCAAGGCCGGGTGAGTGATCACCGCATTGGCTTGACCGTGTATAACCTACCCACTGTCATGGACGGCGGTATTGATGAGTTTGTAGAGCAGCTCCGGATTGCCGAAAACGCCGAGCGTCTGCAAGAGGGCACGCAGGCGTAA
- a CDS encoding TonB-dependent receptor plug domain-containing protein, which translates to MPHRVKSSYGVAFFLLFALSAFAPKVWQEVDMLKRLIAKLTHFESNYPQEKAYLHLDKPYYAAGEDIWFSAYLVNSSDHAPSPLSKVLYVELINPQDSIFQRVVLNMQEGKGAGDFTLPEDIPEGLYQLRAYTSWMQNFPETYFFHQNIQVWNSRESDLVPAANFSFKRAGKGDSVTVQLEFVNHKAEAAGQLPVSYVVKQAGKKSGPRKLTTNAAGKTKTTFFLPDGNARQLAQLELSLGQGKDKAPVVKSMLVPLPTNKLDVQFFPEGGALISGFWNNIGFKAIDAQGLGQDVQGAIYDQAGTKVTDFTSLKFGMGRLGFLPEKGKQYEARIKAANGTETVYPLPPAQDKGVVMTVDNSKPELVRVKCYTVGYADGAGKPSGLHVVAQSRGAVFFGASSATGRDVFQVDIPREKFPTGISQITLFNQAGEPLSERLLFVNQNQQLQISLTSDKPTYKPREKVTLQLQVKDAAGNPVAGNFSLGVTDAHSVSPNPYAANMVSYLQLSSDLQGYIENPGYYFSSTQPEVLQALDNLMLTQGWRRFVWKEILQDKYPALTFPLEQGLSVSGVVTRYSKKPEPHAMVTVFDAKNIKNVMMGKADLEGRFSVPLPPLTDSSKVVVQTRDQKDKTQLLVNLESFVPAQVFPKVPYAPAPVSLSDPQWAYLRMNREQQKVDQSMGKGIMLGQVTIRGRRDLDANKSLADQNTLHSPHEVSYSVKTDKFPPGMSIMKSLMRRVPSLSEVNGEYVLRGVSSLNIGAEAGSGLSNEPLFMIDGITSDVNGVESLTEVDIERIDVLMPGAPSAIYGTAGVNGVISVILKRGASKSVTSNARLEGIALYKGPRYQTTREFYMPRYDKPSEVYTPDWRTTIFWNPTVKTDAQGKATLTFFAADAKTTYRAVVEGFTAKGQLGQATASMQVK; encoded by the coding sequence ATGCCCCATCGCGTGAAATCGAGTTACGGCGTCGCCTTCTTCCTCTTATTTGCTTTAAGTGCATTTGCTCCCAAGGTCTGGCAGGAAGTAGACATGTTAAAGCGGCTCATTGCCAAGCTTACCCATTTTGAAAGCAATTACCCCCAGGAGAAAGCCTACCTGCACCTGGACAAGCCCTACTACGCCGCCGGCGAAGACATCTGGTTCAGCGCCTATCTGGTCAACAGCTCAGACCACGCGCCCAGCCCGTTGAGCAAGGTGCTATACGTGGAGTTGATCAACCCCCAGGATTCCATCTTCCAGCGGGTGGTCCTGAACATGCAGGAAGGGAAAGGGGCCGGGGATTTCACCTTGCCAGAGGATATCCCCGAAGGGCTCTACCAACTACGCGCCTACACCAGCTGGATGCAGAACTTCCCTGAAACGTATTTCTTCCACCAGAATATACAGGTCTGGAACTCCCGGGAAAGCGACCTGGTGCCAGCGGCCAACTTCTCTTTTAAACGTGCCGGCAAGGGCGACTCCGTGACCGTGCAGCTGGAGTTTGTGAACCACAAGGCAGAGGCCGCCGGGCAATTACCAGTTTCTTATGTGGTGAAACAAGCTGGTAAAAAATCAGGCCCTCGGAAACTCACTACCAACGCCGCCGGCAAGACCAAGACCACGTTCTTCCTACCCGACGGCAATGCCCGCCAACTGGCCCAGCTGGAACTGTCCTTGGGCCAGGGAAAAGACAAGGCGCCCGTGGTTAAAAGCATGTTGGTGCCTTTGCCCACCAATAAACTAGATGTGCAGTTCTTCCCGGAGGGTGGGGCCTTAATAAGCGGCTTCTGGAACAACATCGGTTTTAAGGCCATAGACGCGCAGGGCCTGGGCCAAGACGTGCAAGGTGCCATCTATGACCAGGCTGGCACCAAAGTAACAGACTTCACTAGCCTCAAATTCGGGATGGGCCGCCTGGGGTTCCTGCCAGAGAAAGGCAAGCAATACGAGGCCCGCATCAAAGCCGCCAACGGCACAGAGACCGTGTACCCGCTGCCCCCCGCCCAGGACAAGGGCGTGGTGATGACTGTAGACAATTCCAAACCTGAGCTGGTGCGCGTGAAATGCTACACAGTAGGCTACGCAGACGGCGCAGGCAAACCCAGCGGCCTGCACGTGGTGGCCCAGTCCAGGGGAGCAGTGTTCTTCGGGGCCAGCAGCGCCACTGGTAGAGATGTGTTTCAGGTAGATATCCCCCGGGAGAAATTCCCCACCGGTATCAGTCAGATTACGCTTTTCAACCAGGCCGGTGAGCCTTTGTCTGAGCGCCTGCTATTTGTGAACCAGAACCAGCAATTGCAAATCTCCCTCACCTCAGACAAACCCACCTACAAACCCCGTGAGAAAGTGACGTTGCAGCTGCAGGTGAAAGACGCGGCGGGCAACCCGGTAGCAGGTAACTTCTCCCTGGGCGTGACTGATGCTCATTCCGTGTCCCCAAACCCGTATGCGGCCAACATGGTCTCCTACCTGCAACTGTCCTCAGACCTTCAGGGCTACATTGAAAACCCGGGCTACTACTTCTCCTCCACCCAGCCAGAGGTGCTGCAGGCCTTAGATAACTTAATGCTCACCCAAGGCTGGCGCCGATTTGTCTGGAAAGAGATCCTACAGGACAAATACCCAGCCTTGACGTTCCCATTGGAGCAGGGCCTTTCGGTGAGTGGGGTGGTGACCCGCTACAGCAAGAAGCCCGAGCCGCATGCCATGGTCACTGTGTTTGATGCAAAAAACATTAAGAACGTGATGATGGGGAAAGCAGACCTGGAAGGCAGATTCTCTGTTCCGCTGCCGCCGCTCACAGATTCTTCAAAAGTTGTAGTGCAGACGCGGGACCAAAAAGATAAGACTCAGCTGTTGGTGAACCTTGAGAGTTTTGTGCCGGCGCAGGTTTTCCCTAAGGTACCCTATGCCCCTGCTCCCGTTTCCTTGTCAGACCCGCAATGGGCCTACCTGCGTATGAACCGCGAACAACAGAAAGTAGACCAGTCTATGGGCAAAGGGATTATGCTGGGCCAGGTGACCATCAGGGGCAGAAGGGACTTGGATGCCAACAAGAGTTTAGCCGACCAGAATACGCTCCACTCGCCACACGAAGTCAGCTATTCCGTGAAAACAGATAAATTCCCTCCGGGCATGAGCATTATGAAAAGCCTGATGAGGAGGGTACCTAGCCTGAGTGAGGTAAACGGCGAATATGTGCTAAGGGGCGTCTCTTCTTTGAACATTGGTGCTGAGGCGGGCAGTGGCCTCTCTAATGAACCCCTATTTATGATTGACGGCATTACCTCTGATGTAAATGGAGTGGAGAGCCTTACGGAGGTGGATATAGAACGGATTGATGTTCTCATGCCGGGTGCCCCCTCTGCCATTTATGGTACTGCCGGGGTAAACGGTGTTATTTCCGTGATCTTAAAACGCGGAGCTTCCAAATCAGTGACGTCCAACGCCCGCCTGGAAGGCATTGCTCTCTACAAGGGGCCCCGCTACCAGACTACGCGTGAATTCTACATGCCGCGCTATGACAAACCTTCTGAGGTCTACACTCCAGACTGGCGCACCACCATTTTCTGGAACCCTACCGTGAAGACAGACGCCCAGGGCAAAGCCACGCTCACCTTCTTCGCCGCCGATGCCAAAACCACCTACCGTGCCGTGGTGGAAGGCTTTACCGCCAAAGGGCAACTGGGACAGGCCACAGCCTCCATGCAGGTGAAATAA
- the gpmI gene encoding 2,3-bisphosphoglycerate-independent phosphoglycerate mutase gives MSKKVLLMILDGWGLGTDPSVSAIEHAHTPFMDSLGHRFPHARLQASGEAVGLPEGQMGNSEVGHMNLGAGRVVYQDLVKINVAIREKTLGTNPILQDAFRFARENNKPVHFIGLVSDGGVHSHIEHLKALCSLAQEQGLSNVFVHAFTDGRDTDPKGGLAYLTDLQHHLNTTGGKLASIIGRYYAMDRDNRWERVKLAYDLLVHGQGRAAVNWREAMQESYDEGVTDEFIQPIVCLDDNGLPLAHIQEGDVVICFNFRTDRGREITQALTQRAFPEQDMHPLSLRYYTLTNYDDTFVGVQPIFDKDNLANTLGEVLEKAGKTQIRIAETEKYPHVTFFFSGGREEPFKGEKRLLCPSPKVATYDMQPEMSAFDIRDAIIPEIEAETADFICLNFANPDMVGHTGVFEAAVKAVETVDQCMGDVVTAALAHGYASIIIADHGNADMMRNPDGSPNTAHTTNLVPVILADNDYKGELQDGKLGDIAPTVLALMGLQAPVEMTGTSLLIPATA, from the coding sequence ATGAGTAAGAAGGTACTTTTGATGATCTTAGACGGTTGGGGCCTGGGCACCGACCCTTCCGTATCGGCGATTGAGCACGCCCATACCCCTTTCATGGATTCTCTGGGCCACCGGTTCCCGCACGCGCGCCTGCAAGCCTCTGGAGAGGCCGTAGGTCTGCCCGAGGGCCAGATGGGAAACTCTGAAGTAGGGCACATGAACCTGGGTGCCGGCCGCGTGGTCTACCAGGACCTGGTCAAGATAAACGTAGCTATTAGAGAGAAAACCCTGGGCACAAACCCCATTTTGCAGGACGCCTTCCGGTTCGCCCGCGAGAACAATAAGCCGGTGCACTTCATTGGCCTGGTTTCAGACGGCGGCGTACACTCCCATATTGAGCATTTAAAGGCCCTTTGCAGCCTGGCACAGGAGCAAGGCCTGTCTAACGTATTTGTACACGCCTTCACCGATGGCCGTGACACTGACCCCAAGGGTGGCCTGGCGTATTTAACAGACCTGCAGCACCACCTGAACACCACCGGCGGCAAGCTGGCCTCCATCATTGGCCGCTACTACGCCATGGACCGTGACAACCGCTGGGAGCGCGTGAAACTGGCTTATGACCTGCTGGTGCACGGTCAGGGCAGAGCCGCCGTAAACTGGAGGGAAGCGATGCAAGAGTCGTATGACGAAGGCGTGACCGATGAGTTCATCCAGCCTATTGTGTGCCTGGACGATAACGGCCTGCCCCTGGCCCACATCCAGGAGGGCGACGTGGTGATCTGCTTCAACTTCCGGACGGACCGTGGCCGCGAGATCACGCAGGCCCTCACGCAGCGCGCCTTTCCCGAGCAGGACATGCACCCCCTTTCCCTGCGCTACTACACCCTCACCAACTATGATGACACGTTTGTAGGCGTACAGCCCATCTTTGACAAAGACAACCTGGCTAACACGCTGGGCGAGGTGCTGGAGAAAGCCGGTAAAACCCAGATCCGCATAGCTGAGACCGAGAAGTACCCGCACGTGACCTTCTTCTTCTCCGGGGGCCGCGAAGAGCCGTTCAAAGGAGAGAAGCGTCTGCTGTGCCCATCGCCTAAGGTGGCCACTTATGACATGCAGCCCGAGATGAGCGCCTTTGACATTAGAGATGCCATCATTCCTGAAATTGAAGCCGAGACCGCCGACTTTATCTGCCTCAACTTCGCCAACCCAGACATGGTAGGCCACACCGGGGTGTTTGAAGCCGCCGTGAAAGCCGTAGAAACCGTTGACCAATGCATGGGAGACGTAGTCACCGCCGCGTTGGCCCACGGGTACGCCTCCATCATCATCGCCGATCACGGCAACGCCGATATGATGCGCAACCCAGACGGCTCGCCTAACACCGCCCACACCACCAACCTGGTACCGGTGATCCTGGCCGACAATGACTACAAAGGCGAACTGCAGGACGGCAAGCTAGGCGACATCGCGCCTACGGTGCTGGCATTGATGGGCCTGCAGGCCCCCGTAGAAATGACGGGCACCTCGCTGCTCATCCCGGCCACGGCCTAG
- a CDS encoding DUF4783 domain-containing protein, with product MKNLKRLVAMTVVLLGMLVGAGQVAAQSDVMGGIQSAIKSGSSRDLARYFNTKVNVIIDGDNGNYSQSQAEMVVRNFFSKNPPADFSFDHQGGSEDGQRYAIGKYAHKGGRYNVVVKVKKYGDAYKIDTIEFK from the coding sequence ATGAAAAATTTAAAGAGATTGGTGGCGATGACCGTGGTGCTGTTGGGAATGCTGGTGGGAGCCGGACAGGTGGCTGCGCAGTCTGACGTGATGGGCGGTATTCAGTCTGCTATCAAATCTGGTTCTTCCCGTGACCTGGCCCGTTATTTCAATACCAAGGTAAACGTGATCATTGACGGCGACAACGGCAATTACAGCCAAAGCCAGGCCGAGATGGTGGTGCGTAACTTCTTCAGCAAAAACCCGCCGGCAGATTTCAGCTTTGACCACCAGGGTGGATCAGAAGACGGACAGCGCTACGCCATTGGTAAATACGCCCACAAAGGCGGCCGCTACAATGTGGTGGTGAAGGTGAAGAAATACGGCGACGCCTACAAGATTGACACCATTGAGTTTAAGTAA
- a CDS encoding TonB-dependent receptor plug domain-containing protein, with amino-acid sequence MPFQRKKTFLFLSLAAVLAVSSFAPNEWQEGGMLQKIAAKLSTYTRNYPQEKVYLHLDKPFYAAGEDIWFKAYVVEAEQHAPSPLSKVLYVELINQEDSVYSRVAIDVQDGVGKGDFALSDTISQGLYRVRAYTSWMQNSDEEYFFHQNVNIYNPRVEDVVPTVAFDLQRQGAGDSVRVRLSLKNHREEVIPQTPFTYHTRLNRKQSSKKKGMTNLGGNAEFRFFLPDGAARENARLELTILEGKQQYHRSFQVPQAVDKPDVQFFPESGDLVANMWSTVGLKVVDVNGLGKEAQGSVFDQDGQKVADFKTLKFGMGRFGFKPLPGKKYQARLKNAQGAELTYALPAVKERGLTMTVDPLKEGNIRVKGFLTGYADGVGRPKSIYVIGQTRGKVYFTGQASMTKDVFVMEVPFSTLPTGVCQITMFSDTGQPLAERLVFVDRAMNLQLTLTSEKPIYKPREKVTMHLKALDYTGKPVAGNFSVAVTDAQKVEQESDGATILTNLLLTSDLRGHIEQPGYYFSSQHPEAGLALDNLMLTQGWRRFLWKDILEEKKPALPYPLEQAVAVTGKVLKLSGKPEPNAGVTLYDLRNLGNMQTTTTDANGKFLFGIKDISDSSRLVVQARSPKGKSSLEVVLEKGLPVTLVKPQVPYAPAPAPYSPALWEYLQGNREQLKLDQLAGKSILLNAVNIKGQKDKEEEDWSSSGLHNQADRSFKGSDLPMSLDLITNLQGRVAGLQVRGNEVSMRGGGEPLFLVDGMPIDIDYVRSISMNEIERVDILKPGPNAAIYGLQGGNGVIAVTLKKGVSVANPETRWKGIAAYQGVRLQQARAFYMPRYDKPSNIEAPDLRTTIFWSPTVTTDANGRGSFSFFAADAKTTYRAILEGFTGKGQLGRAEASLQVKSAF; translated from the coding sequence ATGCCCTTCCAGAGAAAAAAGACGTTTTTATTTCTATCGCTGGCGGCGGTGCTGGCGGTCTCTTCGTTTGCGCCCAATGAATGGCAAGAGGGTGGGATGCTGCAAAAGATAGCGGCTAAGCTCAGCACCTACACGCGTAATTACCCCCAGGAGAAAGTCTACCTGCACCTGGACAAGCCTTTTTACGCCGCCGGCGAAGACATCTGGTTCAAGGCCTATGTGGTAGAGGCAGAACAGCACGCGCCTAGCCCGTTAAGCAAGGTGCTGTACGTGGAACTCATCAACCAGGAAGACTCGGTGTACAGCCGGGTGGCTATAGACGTGCAGGACGGCGTGGGCAAAGGGGACTTCGCGCTGTCAGATACCATCTCGCAGGGGTTGTACCGGGTGCGGGCCTATACCAGCTGGATGCAGAATTCTGATGAGGAGTACTTCTTCCACCAGAACGTGAACATCTACAACCCGCGGGTAGAAGACGTGGTGCCCACCGTGGCCTTTGACCTGCAGCGCCAGGGCGCGGGCGACTCGGTGCGGGTGCGGCTGTCGCTCAAAAACCACCGCGAGGAGGTGATCCCGCAGACGCCTTTTACCTACCATACCCGCCTGAACCGCAAACAATCAAGTAAAAAGAAAGGCATGACCAACCTGGGCGGCAACGCCGAGTTCCGGTTTTTCCTGCCAGACGGCGCGGCCCGGGAGAACGCCCGGCTGGAATTGACCATTCTGGAAGGCAAGCAACAGTACCACCGTAGTTTCCAGGTTCCGCAGGCCGTAGACAAGCCAGACGTGCAGTTCTTCCCGGAAAGCGGTGATCTGGTGGCCAACATGTGGAGCACCGTAGGTCTGAAAGTGGTAGACGTCAACGGCCTGGGGAAAGAAGCCCAGGGCAGCGTCTTTGACCAGGACGGGCAGAAAGTAGCCGATTTCAAGACCCTCAAGTTCGGGATGGGCCGTTTTGGGTTCAAGCCCCTGCCCGGCAAAAAGTACCAGGCCCGCCTGAAAAACGCACAGGGAGCAGAGCTCACGTATGCCTTACCTGCCGTGAAAGAGCGCGGCCTCACCATGACCGTAGACCCCTTAAAAGAAGGCAACATCAGGGTGAAAGGATTCCTGACCGGGTATGCAGACGGCGTGGGTCGGCCTAAATCCATTTATGTGATTGGCCAGACCAGGGGCAAGGTCTACTTCACGGGCCAAGCTAGCATGACCAAAGACGTGTTTGTGATGGAGGTGCCTTTTTCCACATTGCCCACGGGCGTGTGCCAGATTACCATGTTCTCAGACACGGGTCAGCCCCTGGCCGAGCGCCTGGTGTTCGTGGACCGGGCCATGAACCTGCAACTTACCCTCACCTCAGAAAAGCCCATCTACAAACCCCGTGAGAAAGTAACCATGCACCTCAAGGCCCTTGACTATACGGGCAAGCCGGTGGCCGGTAACTTCTCGGTGGCCGTTACCGATGCCCAAAAGGTGGAACAGGAATCAGACGGGGCCACCATTCTCACCAACCTGCTGCTTACCTCAGACCTTAGGGGCCATATTGAACAGCCAGGCTACTACTTCTCCTCCCAACACCCAGAGGCGGGCCTGGCCCTGGACAACCTCATGCTCACGCAAGGTTGGCGCCGATTCCTCTGGAAAGATATTCTGGAGGAGAAGAAGCCAGCGCTGCCTTACCCGCTGGAGCAGGCCGTGGCGGTAACCGGCAAGGTGCTCAAACTATCGGGTAAGCCAGAGCCTAATGCAGGTGTGACGCTGTATGACCTTAGAAACCTGGGCAACATGCAAACCACCACCACAGACGCCAACGGCAAGTTCCTCTTCGGGATCAAAGACATCAGTGACAGCTCCCGCCTGGTGGTGCAGGCCCGGAGCCCCAAAGGCAAAAGCAGCCTGGAGGTGGTCTTAGAGAAAGGCCTTCCTGTTACCTTGGTCAAGCCCCAGGTGCCGTATGCCCCGGCGCCGGCCCCTTATTCTCCGGCCCTGTGGGAGTACCTGCAAGGCAACCGCGAACAGCTTAAACTAGACCAACTGGCCGGGAAAAGCATCTTGCTGAACGCGGTTAATATCAAAGGCCAAAAAGACAAAGAGGAAGAAGACTGGTCCAGCAGCGGCCTGCATAACCAGGCCGACCGGTCTTTCAAAGGTTCAGACCTGCCTATGTCTCTAGACCTTATTACCAATTTGCAGGGCCGGGTGGCCGGGCTGCAGGTTCGGGGTAATGAGGTTTCTATGCGCGGCGGCGGCGAACCGCTGTTCCTGGTAGACGGCATGCCCATTGATATTGATTATGTGCGGTCCATTTCAATGAATGAGATTGAGCGGGTAGACATTCTAAAGCCGGGCCCTAACGCCGCCATTTATGGTTTGCAAGGCGGCAACGGGGTTATAGCGGTTACCCTCAAAAAAGGGGTTTCAGTGGCTAACCCAGAAACCCGCTGGAAAGGAATTGCCGCCTACCAGGGGGTAAGGCTCCAGCAGGCCCGCGCCTTTTACATGCCCCGCTATGACAAACCCAGCAACATAGAAGCCCCAGATTTGCGCACCACCATCTTCTGGAGCCCCACCGTCACCACAGATGCCAATGGCCGGGGCAGCTTCTCCTTTTTCGCCGCCGATGCCAAAACCACCTACCGCGCCATTCTGGAAGGGTTCACGGGTAAAGGGCAACTGGGCCGGGCCGAGGCCTCGCTGCAGGTGAAGAGTGCGTTTTAG
- a CDS encoding antibiotic biosynthesis monooxygenase family protein translates to MFIAVSTFTIANDVAPEVKEAFINRPHLVDNAPGFQRMEVMSPQDNPNEIWLLTHWQDEESYQVWYKSHQYQDSHKGIPKGLKLVPGSTKVRLFSLVSR, encoded by the coding sequence ATGTTTATTGCCGTTAGTACCTTCACCATTGCCAATGATGTGGCCCCCGAAGTAAAAGAAGCCTTTATTAACCGTCCGCATTTGGTAGACAACGCCCCCGGTTTCCAGCGCATGGAAGTGATGTCGCCGCAGGATAACCCCAATGAGATCTGGTTGCTCACCCATTGGCAGGACGAGGAAAGCTATCAGGTCTGGTACAAAAGCCACCAGTACCAGGACTCCCACAAAGGCATCCCGAAGGGCCTGAAACTGGTACCCGGCAGTACCAAAGTGCGGCTGTTTTCCTTGGTGAGTAGATAA
- a CDS encoding dipeptidase yields MNLPVIDLHCDLTGYLAWIPGATAMDVDRIGCAIPHLQAGRVRLQTMAFFTPTEPGSAAFTLKQAHLFKEVLLQNEEVFALVQPQELEAQIIHGERVALVAAIENASGLVEEEEPLELAFSRLEQILTLAGPLLYISLTHVDANRFSGGNFTPGIGLKPDGEELLWFLSGKRIALDLAHTSDAAAFDILTFIDRQNLNIPIIASHSNFREVYDNPRNLPLELVEEVVRREGLIGVNFLKKFVHPTQPEVLLEHIKYGFEHAPKALCFGADFFQESGIMEGGESHFHPEHRNATKYQSILRELAQQYPREAVVDLSYRNALRFLQRLWA; encoded by the coding sequence ATGAATCTTCCCGTCATAGACCTGCACTGCGACCTCACCGGTTACCTGGCCTGGATACCGGGGGCCACCGCCATGGACGTGGACCGCATTGGCTGCGCCATTCCGCACCTGCAGGCGGGCCGGGTACGGCTGCAGACCATGGCCTTCTTCACGCCCACCGAACCAGGCAGCGCCGCCTTTACCTTAAAGCAGGCCCATCTGTTCAAGGAAGTATTGCTGCAGAACGAGGAGGTATTTGCCCTAGTGCAGCCACAGGAACTGGAGGCTCAGATTATACATGGCGAGCGGGTGGCACTGGTGGCTGCCATTGAGAATGCCTCGGGGTTGGTAGAAGAGGAAGAGCCGCTGGAGCTGGCGTTTTCCCGGCTGGAGCAAATCTTAACATTGGCCGGACCGCTGCTGTACATCAGCCTCACGCACGTAGACGCCAACCGCTTCTCGGGCGGCAACTTCACCCCGGGCATCGGCCTGAAGCCAGACGGCGAGGAGCTGCTCTGGTTTCTTAGCGGGAAGCGCATTGCCCTGGACCTGGCCCACACTTCAGACGCCGCCGCGTTTGATATCTTAACCTTCATTGACCGCCAGAACCTGAACATCCCCATCATCGCCAGCCACTCCAACTTCCGGGAGGTGTATGACAACCCGCGTAACCTGCCTCTGGAACTGGTGGAGGAGGTGGTGCGCCGCGAAGGTCTGATTGGTGTCAATTTCCTTAAAAAGTTTGTGCACCCCACGCAGCCCGAGGTGTTACTGGAACATATAAAATATGGGTTTGAACACGCGCCCAAAGCCCTATGTTTCGGGGCAGATTTCTTCCAGGAATCGGGCATTATGGAGGGCGGCGAATCACATTTTCACCCGGAGCACCGGAACGCCACCAAATACCAAAGCATCCTCCGGGAACTCGCACAGCAGTACCCCAGGGAGGCGGTAGTTGACCTTAGCTACCGTAACGCGCTGAGGTTTCTGCAGCGGCTTTGGGCCTAA
- a CDS encoding secondary thiamine-phosphate synthase enzyme YjbQ yields MKWFQKSIRLPAVPRGFHLITDLLEAQLPELEEIEIGLAHIFIQHTSASLTINENADPTVRHDFEQHFNKAVPENAPYYRHTLEGPDDMPAHIKASLLGASVTIPITKGSFNLGTWQGVYLCEHRNHGGKRTVLVTLQGK; encoded by the coding sequence ATGAAGTGGTTTCAGAAATCCATCAGACTGCCTGCCGTGCCCCGCGGCTTCCATTTAATCACCGATCTGCTGGAGGCACAACTGCCCGAGCTGGAGGAAATTGAGATAGGGCTGGCGCACATTTTCATCCAGCATACCTCGGCTAGCCTGACCATCAACGAGAACGCAGACCCCACGGTGCGCCATGACTTTGAGCAGCATTTCAACAAGGCGGTGCCCGAAAACGCCCCCTACTACCGCCATACCCTGGAAGGCCCTGATGACATGCCGGCCCACATCAAAGCCTCTCTGTTAGGCGCCTCCGTGACCATTCCCATTACCAAGGGCAGCTTCAACCTGGGCACCTGGCAGGGCGTGTACCTCTGCGAGCACCGCAACCACGGCGGCAAACGCACCGTACTGGTGACCTTGCAAGGAAAGTAA